A genomic window from Candidatus Krumholzibacteriia bacterium includes:
- a CDS encoding CpsD/CapB family tyrosine-protein kinase, which yields MKTARHQNIFDTYDGESPISTELRRLYHNAKRDESQRHYKSFLVTSSTRGEGKSTISSWLSMTIAQFPSKKVLHVDADLRRPRAHDIFGVKNAVGLKDCLASNVDPMDVVKKTPMANLSVITAGERAEQPGKLFESEHLKEVLSKLEFYFDIVIVDSAPVLAVSDTLFLCSEIEAIMLVVLAGVTPREVVQRTKNILDDSHANLVGVILNNVSQVLPYYYDYKYYGYEERKPRDRGSTPGKGNDE from the coding sequence ATGAAGACGGCCAGACATCAGAACATCTTCGACACCTACGACGGCGAATCGCCCATCTCCACGGAATTGCGCCGCCTCTACCACAACGCGAAGCGCGACGAGAGCCAGCGACACTACAAGTCGTTCCTTGTCACCAGTTCGACGCGCGGCGAAGGCAAGAGCACCATATCCTCATGGCTCTCGATGACCATCGCGCAGTTTCCCAGCAAGAAGGTGCTGCACGTCGATGCGGACCTGCGCCGGCCCCGCGCCCACGACATCTTCGGGGTGAAGAACGCGGTGGGGCTGAAGGACTGCCTCGCCAGCAACGTCGATCCCATGGACGTGGTCAAGAAGACGCCCATGGCCAACCTGAGCGTGATCACCGCCGGAGAGCGAGCGGAACAGCCCGGCAAACTCTTCGAGTCCGAACACCTCAAGGAAGTCCTCAGCAAGCTCGAGTTCTACTTCGACATCGTTATCGTGGACAGTGCGCCGGTACTCGCGGTCAGTGACACGCTCTTTCTCTGCTCTGAGATTGAGGCGATCATGCTGGTCGTGCTTGCCGGCGTGACGCCGCGCGAAGTGGTGCAGCGCACCAAGAACATCCTCGATGACTCGCACGCCAATCTCGTGGGCGTAATTCTCAACAACGTCAGCCAGGTCCTGCCCTACTACTACGACTACAAGTACTACGGCTACGAGGAAAGGAAGCCGCGCGATCGCGGTTCCACCCCGGGCAAGGGAAATGACGAATAG
- a CDS encoding glycosyltransferase — MTNSTAGPATVIQVVHNLDVGGLERVVISLIDGLDATRYRSVLVCLQDGGALLGDIRASNLRVYGLRKGNRFSLRALGLMTAILRRERADIVHCHNRGALTYGVLASVLAGRGRVMYTAHGVRSAGSLRSIMLGWGRRRVRRVVAVSEDARRVATAQGRMDPRRTMLVINGIDVRRFDPAPGAGDVRRALGIEDAAFVFGIVARLTPVKDHRTLLRAFARVQAAGHRGARLVIVGGGESTDEVRAQVDELGLSGRVVMTGDRRDVPALMGAMDAFVLSSYSEGLSITLLEAMAASLPVVATRVGGNAEIVQDGVSGLLVEPRNPEALAAGMIFVLERPDEARRMGVAGRARVEAGFSERAMVDRYAAVYDELLAGPDF, encoded by the coding sequence ATGACGAATAGCACGGCCGGGCCCGCGACCGTGATCCAGGTGGTGCATAACCTGGACGTCGGGGGCCTCGAACGGGTTGTCATCAGTCTCATCGACGGACTCGATGCGACGCGCTACCGCAGCGTCCTGGTGTGTTTGCAGGACGGCGGTGCATTGCTGGGTGATATTCGCGCGTCCAACCTGCGCGTATACGGGCTGCGCAAGGGCAATCGCTTCAGTCTGCGCGCGCTGGGCCTGATGACGGCCATCCTGCGCCGGGAACGGGCCGACATCGTCCACTGTCACAACCGCGGCGCGCTGACCTACGGAGTGCTGGCCTCGGTGCTGGCGGGAAGGGGACGGGTGATGTACACCGCGCACGGCGTTCGCTCCGCCGGGAGCCTGCGCAGTATCATGCTGGGGTGGGGACGCCGGCGCGTGCGGCGGGTGGTCGCGGTGTCCGAAGACGCGCGCCGGGTGGCAACCGCGCAGGGACGCATGGACCCGCGCCGGACGATGCTGGTGATCAACGGAATCGATGTGCGGCGCTTCGATCCCGCGCCTGGCGCCGGGGACGTGCGGCGGGCGCTGGGCATCGAGGACGCTGCGTTCGTGTTTGGCATCGTGGCCCGACTCACGCCGGTGAAAGACCACCGCACGTTGTTGCGCGCCTTCGCGCGCGTGCAGGCCGCGGGTCACCGCGGGGCGCGCCTGGTCATCGTCGGCGGTGGCGAGAGCACGGACGAGGTCCGCGCGCAGGTGGATGAACTGGGGCTCTCCGGCCGCGTTGTGATGACGGGGGACCGCCGCGACGTGCCCGCGCTGATGGGTGCGATGGACGCATTCGTGCTCTCATCGTACTCGGAGGGCCTGTCGATCACCCTGCTCGAGGCGATGGCGGCGTCGTTGCCGGTGGTGGCCACCCGGGTGGGCGGCAACGCGGAGATCGTGCAGGACGGGGTCAGCGGACTTCTGGTGGAGCCGCGCAATCCGGAGGCCCTGGCGGCGGGGATGATATTCGTGCTGGAACGCCCCGACGAAGCACGGCGCATGGGTGTCGCGGGCCGCGCCCGGGTCGAGGCGGGCTTCAGCGAGCGGGCCA